The nucleotide sequence ATTAATTCACTCATGATGATTTTTGAAAAATAAACAGGTAAAAGCTAATTTCCAGCGGATGGGGTGACGCCCCTTCATTCAAAACAGCCTGGTAAAAAACGAGTGCAAAGATAAGGGTACTTTTTGGGATATGAAAGGAATTGCTATTTTTACAATATGAAAATTCTATCCGCATCCCAGGTCCGCGAACTCGACGCCTATACCATTCAAAATGAGCCTGTTTCTTCCCTCGATCTGATGGAAAGGGCGGCGCGGGCCTTCGTGTGCTGGCTATGCGCACGCTATGACAACCGGAAGAGAATTGTAATTTTCTGTGGTAAGGGCAATAATGGCGGTGACGGATTGGCCATTGGGCGTCTTTTGTCGGGAAAAGGGTACCCGGTAAGTGTACACGTAGTGCACTATACCCAAAAAGCTACGGATGATTTTCAAGCCAACCTGGATCAACTGGGTGATTTCCTGGCTATCCATGACATCCGCCACGTCGAAGACATTCCCAACTTACCTGCCGGTGACCTGCTGATCGATGCCCTACTTGGTTCCGGACTCTCGCGCCCCGCATCGGGACTGTTGGAAAAAGTGATCGGTGCCCTAAATGATAGCCCGGCCGAAGTGATCTCGGTGGATATTGCGAGTGGCTTATACATGGATAAAGTCAACGACACCACCGATGCCGTTGTCAAACCCAACCATACGGTGAGCTTCCAATTGCCCAAACTGGCCTTCATGATGCCTCATAATGGTCCTTTCGTTGGCAACTGGCACGTGGTGGATATTGGCTTGTCACAAACCCGCATCGACCAAACTGAAACACCTTACTATTTTACGGATGCTCCTGCCGCCAGGCACCTGATTCGTGCGCGGGAAAAATTTTCTCACAAAGGTACCTTCGGGCATGCCCTGCTTCTGGCGGGTAGCTATGGCAAAATGGGAGCGGCCCAGCTATCGGGCGGCGCGTGCCTGCGAGCGGGGGTAGGTTTGCTCACGGTGCATGTAGCCCGCTGCGGGTATACGATCATGCAAATTGCCCTACCCGAAGCGATGGTGTCTGTAGACATACACGAACAATTGATTACCACACTGCCCGAGCTTGCCCCTTATACGGCTATTGGGGTAGGTCCCGGCCTGGGCAAGGAACCTCAAACTCTGAAGGCCCTGGATGAGCTGATTGAACAGGCAAAGGTACCCATGGTTTGGGATGCCGATGCTCTTAATCTTCTTTCGGAAAATCCTGACCTACTCAAAAGACTTCCTGCAGGTACCCTCATCACTCCCCACCCCAAAGAGTTCGAACGACTGGCCGGAAAGAGCAATGATGACTATGAGCGGCTGGAATTGGCTCGTCGTTTTGCACAGGAGCATTCGCTGGTGGTATGTCTCAAAGGAGCGCACACGGCCGTTATTTTTCCTAATGGCAGCGTTCACTTCAACGCAACGGGCAACGCGGGCATGGCCACGGGTGGCAGTGGTGACGTATTGACGGGGATTTTGACTTCCCTTTTAGCCCAAAAATATCCGCCTGAGGATGCTGCCCGGCTTGGGGTATATCAGCACGGCGTAGCGGGCGACCGGGCATCGCGGGCACGGTCCAAGGTATCCATGATTGCTTCCGATATTGTGGAAAACCTGGGTTGGTGAGCAGGTACCTCTTTTTTCCTGGCACCCTCTACTGAATTCTGAAAAATTTCCTTTTTCTTCCAACCTTTCAGCAACCAGGTTGCTCTAATAGGCGTATATGAGGATATAGGTAAAACTACCCGTTTTTGGAATAAGGGGATTCTACGCTATGAATTTTTTCCAGTTAGCACGAGATTTGCAAGACCTACCATTATAATAAAGCACCATTTAACAATTTATCAATATTAGCCATGATCCAACGTAATTGGGGAGCAGCAAGCTCCAACAAAAAAGAAGCCAGGTTAGCCATCGATCAGACCACGTTGCTGGGAGGATTAGGCGTACTTATTTTCGCCTACATTGTTTTTCGATTCATCTATCCGCTGGTCGAAAAAGGAGTTTTGTGGTAGAAATCTACCAATTCACATCAGCTTAGGAGCTGGTAGGTAATCCAGGCCGAGAGGTAAGCCAGCCCCATGGTGTAGAATAGCTGCACCAGGGGCCATTTCCAGCCATGAGTCTCGCGATATACTACGGCCAAGGTACTCATGCACATCATAGCAAACACATAGAACATAAGCAGGGAAAAGGAAACTGCCGGGGTGTACATAGGTCCACCCGTGCGCGGGTTCCTTTCTTTTTGTAGGCGCTGGCGAATTGTAACGGCATCTTCACTGGCATCGCCGCCAATACTATAGATTGTGGACATGGTACCTACGAATACTTCCCGGGCGGCGAAGGATGTGATGAGGGCTATCCCAATTTTCCAGTCGTAACCCAGTGGGCGAATGGCAGGCTCGATGAAGCGCCCGAAGTGTCCGGCATAAGAGCTTTCCAGACGGGCTGAGGCCACGGTGGCTTCACGTGCCTCGGGGCTCACGTTTTCAGTCAGGCTGCTCAACGCCTGTTCGCTGGCCTGTTCCATACTGTCGCCGGGGCCATACGAAGCCAGCACCCACAGTACGATGGAAATGGCTATGATGATTTTACCCGCTTCCAAAACAAAAGACTTTACGCTATCGAACATCATGATACCCAGGTGACTCCAACGGGGCAGCTTGTAGGTAGGCATTTCTAAAATAAAATAGCTGGGCTCGCGGCGGGGTATAAACAGGGAGAATAACCAGGCCGAAGCCAAAGCACCTACCAACCCCAGCAGATAGAGGCCCAGTAAAACGAGTCCCTGCAGGTTAAGTACCCCAAGCACCGTTTCGTCAGGTACCACCAGTGCGATTAGAATCGTGTAAATAGGTAGGCGGGCCGAGCAACTCATCAGCGGAGTTACCAGAATAGTGAGCAACCGTTCATAAGCATTGTTAATACTCCGGGTGGTCATGATGGCCGGCACTGCGCAGGCTACACCTGAGATAAGCGGCACCACGCTTCGCCCATTCAGGCCGAATTTGCGCATCAGCTTATCCATGATCACCATGACCCGCGCCATGTACCCCGACTCTTCCAATAACCCGACCAAGCCAAACAAAAAGGCAATTTGGGGAATAAAAATTATGACCCCGCCAATTCCAGCCATGAGGCCATCGGTTAGCAAATCATTTAAAACGCCCGCAGGCAGAGTATTCTTAGTCCATTCAATCGCCTGTGCCGTAGCCAGATCCAGCCAGTCCATCGGGTACTGAGCCCAGGCAAAAACGGCTTGGAAAATGACCAACAGTACTCCCAAAAAAGCCACATAACCCCAGAATGGATGAAGTAAGATTTTGTCAAGCCGTCGCGTCCAGGCAGGTTGGTCGCTTTCGCCTACTATCGTTACAGCTTTTTGTACCAGAGGTCGCAGACGCTCGTAGCGGGTGATGGTTTCGTAAGCCAGGAAATCGGTTTTATCAAAACCATGACTAGCCACCAAGTTATCGAGTTGGGTACGTTGCGACGGATCCAGAAACGTAAAAGCCTCGTGCTGACACACATACTGCATGGCCAGATAGTTATTTTCCA is from Salmonirosea aquatica and encodes:
- a CDS encoding NAD(P)H-hydrate dehydratase; the protein is MKILSASQVRELDAYTIQNEPVSSLDLMERAARAFVCWLCARYDNRKRIVIFCGKGNNGGDGLAIGRLLSGKGYPVSVHVVHYTQKATDDFQANLDQLGDFLAIHDIRHVEDIPNLPAGDLLIDALLGSGLSRPASGLLEKVIGALNDSPAEVISVDIASGLYMDKVNDTTDAVVKPNHTVSFQLPKLAFMMPHNGPFVGNWHVVDIGLSQTRIDQTETPYYFTDAPAARHLIRAREKFSHKGTFGHALLLAGSYGKMGAAQLSGGACLRAGVGLLTVHVARCGYTIMQIALPEAMVSVDIHEQLITTLPELAPYTAIGVGPGLGKEPQTLKALDELIEQAKVPMVWDADALNLLSENPDLLKRLPAGTLITPHPKEFERLAGKSNDDYERLELARRFAQEHSLVVCLKGAHTAVIFPNGSVHFNATGNAGMATGGSGDVLTGILTSLLAQKYPPEDAARLGVYQHGVAGDRASRARSKVSMIASDIVENLGW
- the feoB gene encoding ferrous iron transport protein B, whose protein sequence is MRSTSYKIALIGNPNSGKSSLFNQLTGLRQKTGNFPGVTVDKKSGIMRFASIPEAVAVPTEPEITTDRPPSPVTPSEAILIDLPGIYSIYPKSRDEQVVMDILANPRHPDYPDAVIVVADASNLQRNLLLFTEIADLGLPTVLALNMLDVADSMNLRVNAVQLAMQLHVPVVKINARTGEGTELLRDAVQRASTISLPQSAYFMDPSEEHEALIEETKKAFGLENNYLAMQYVCQHEAFTFLDPSQRTQLDNLVASHGFDKTDFLAYETITRYERLRPLVQKAVTIVGESDQPAWTRRLDKILLHPFWGYVAFLGVLLVIFQAVFAWAQYPMDWLDLATAQAIEWTKNTLPAGVLNDLLTDGLMAGIGGVIIFIPQIAFLFGLVGLLEESGYMARVMVIMDKLMRKFGLNGRSVVPLISGVACAVPAIMTTRSINNAYERLLTILVTPLMSCSARLPIYTILIALVVPDETVLGVLNLQGLVLLGLYLLGLVGALASAWLFSLFIPRREPSYFILEMPTYKLPRWSHLGIMMFDSVKSFVLEAGKIIIAISIVLWVLASYGPGDSMEQASEQALSSLTENVSPEAREATVASARLESSYAGHFGRFIEPAIRPLGYDWKIGIALITSFAAREVFVGTMSTIYSIGGDASEDAVTIRQRLQKERNPRTGGPMYTPAVSFSLLMFYVFAMMCMSTLAVVYRETHGWKWPLVQLFYTMGLAYLSAWITYQLLS